The following proteins are co-located in the Triplophysa dalaica isolate WHDGS20190420 chromosome 2, ASM1584641v1, whole genome shotgun sequence genome:
- the epn3b gene encoding epsin-3 isoform X1 — protein MTTSALRRQVKNIVHNYSDAEIKVREATSNDPWGPSSSLMSEISELTFSVVAFSEVMAMVWKRLNDHGKNWRHVYKALTLLDYLAKTGSERVAQQCRENAFTIQTLRDFQYVDRDGRDQGVNVREKAKHLVALLRDEERLRQERAQALKTRERMTGGGGVAGVPPAFPSRRSSQPSMAALYGEEFIQSRGSPSSFNSSSSSPRASDLEQTRPQTSGEEELQLQLALAMSREDQRTHPTGEGRLQKFLEEKAERDSGTGESAMIDLVDVFSPAPAALQSEDPWDAPPTCPVTSDPWESLAVVNSSDPGNGSPWRTRPSSSSPPLHWGADQPSDHWEASPSTPSLNMAEQAWRSPAREAPGGKDPFCIQEEEEEELRLEEEPQVKQEGPNRVFSPRCESPAVVEHFTGVQVNGRDSDSPETFDLSRLAPPLDAVTPRLCRTPETFLGPTAASLVNLDALIPSNPPATSKNPFLTGLSAPSPTNPFHCDQPRLTLNQMRPNSTSPLPAHTLSYSASLPLPLLQQKPQSLPSSYTQPPHGLLDIPNNLPQPLLPLCTAPTRPSTIQPHQQRQNHNPFL, from the exons ATGACGACCTCTGCTCTGCGGCGCCAGGTGAAGAACATCGTGCACAATTACTCGGATGCGGAGATCAAGGTGCGGGAGGCGACTTCCAATGACCCCTGGGGTCCGTCCAGCTCGCTGATGTCAGAGATCTCCGAGTTGACCTTCAGCGTGGTGGCGTTCAGCGAGGTCATGGCCATGGTGTGGAAACGACTCAATGATCACGGGAAGAACTGGAGACATGTCTACAAG GCTCTGACCCTGCTGGATTATTTGGCAAAGACGGGCTCCGAGCGGGTCGCCCAGCAGTGCCGCGAGAACGCCTTCACCATTCAGACGCTCCGAGACTTTCAGTACGTGGACCGGGACGGACGGGATCAGGGCGTGAACGTGCGCGAGAAAGCCAAGCATCTGGTGGCGCTGCTGAGGGACGAGGAGCGCCTGCGTCAGGAGAGAGCACAGGCCCTCAAGACCAGAGAGAGGATGACGGGCGGCGGAGGGGTGGCAGGTGTTCCCCCCGCGTTCCCCAGCAGACGCAGCAGTCAGCCCAGCATGGCAGCGCTGTACGGAGAAGAGTTCATTCAGTCCAGAGGATCACCGTCTTCATTTAACT CATCGTCTTCTTCGCCGAGAGCGTCTGATCTGGAACAGACTCGACCTCAGACCAGCGGAGAAGAAGAACTACAGCTGCAGCTCGCGCTGGCCATGAGCAgagag GATCAGCGCACACATCCCACCGGTGAAGGACGACTTCAGAAATTTCTGGAAGAGAAGGCAGAGAGAGACTCAGGCACTGGAGAG TCGGCCATGATTGATCTAGTTGATGTATTTAGCCCCGCGCCTGCCGCGCTGCAGAGCGAAGACCCCTGGGATGCCCCGCCCACGTGCCCTGTGACCTCGGACCCCTGGGAGTCTCTAG ctgtAGTTAATTCCAGTGACCCTGGAAACGGAAGTCCGTGGAGGACACGCCCCTCCTCCAGTAGTCCCCCGCTTCATTGGGGCGCCGACCAGCCTTCTGATCACTGGGAAGCCTCACCTTCAACCCCCTCCTTGAATATGGCAGAACAGGCCTGGAGGAGTCCAGCGCGTGAAG CTCCAGGGGGAAAGGACCCGTTTTGCATtcaggaggaggaagaggaggagcttCGGTTGGAGGAGGAGCCTCAAGTAAAACAGGAGGGGCCAAACCGTGTGTTCAGCCCTCGCTGTGAGAGTCCAGCAG TCGTTGAGCACTTTACTGGTGTTCAAGTGAACGGCAGAGACAGCGACAGTCCGGAGACCTTTGACCTCTCTCGTCTGGCTCCTCCTCTAGATGCGGTGACACCCAGACTGTGCCGCACCCCTGAGACCTTCCTCGGACCCACGGCCGCTTCTCTGGTGAACCTGGACGCACTGATCCCTAGCAACCCTCCCGCCACAAGTAAAAACCCTTTCCTTACAG GTCTGAGCGCACCATCTCCCACCAACCCTTTCCATTGTGACCAGCCCAGACTGACTCTGAATCAGATGAGACCCAACTCCACGTCTCCTCTGCCGGCTCACACCCTGTCGTACAGCGCCTCCCTCCCTTTGCCCCTCCTCCAACAGAAACCTCAATCTCTGCCCTCATCCTACACTCAACCTCCCCACGGCCTACTGGACATACCCAACAACCTTCCCCAACCTCTACTGCCACTGTGCACCGCCCCGACCCGTCCATCCACCATAcaaccacatcaacagagacaAAACCACAACCCTTTCCTCTGA
- the epn3b gene encoding epsin-3 isoform X2 yields the protein MTTSALRRQVKNIVHNYSDAEIKVREATSNDPWGPSSSLMSEISELTFSVVAFSEVMAMVWKRLNDHGKNWRHVYKALTLLDYLAKTGSERVAQQCRENAFTIQTLRDFQYVDRDGRDQGVNVREKAKHLVALLRDEERLRQERAQALKTRERMTGGGGVAGVPPAFPSRRSSQPSMAALYGEEFIQSRGSPSSFNSSSSSPRASDLEQTRPQTSGEEELQLQLALAMSREDQRTHPTGEGRLQKFLEEKAERDSGTGESAMIDLVDVFSPAPAALQSEDPWDAPPTCPVTSDPWESLAVVNSSDPGNGSPWRTRPSSSSPPLHWGADQPSDHWEASPSTPSLNMAEQAWRSPAREAPGGKDPFCIQEEEEEELRLEEEPQVKQEGPNRVFSPRFVEHFTGVQVNGRDSDSPETFDLSRLAPPLDAVTPRLCRTPETFLGPTAASLVNLDALIPSNPPATSKNPFLTGLSAPSPTNPFHCDQPRLTLNQMRPNSTSPLPAHTLSYSASLPLPLLQQKPQSLPSSYTQPPHGLLDIPNNLPQPLLPLCTAPTRPSTIQPHQQRQNHNPFL from the exons ATGACGACCTCTGCTCTGCGGCGCCAGGTGAAGAACATCGTGCACAATTACTCGGATGCGGAGATCAAGGTGCGGGAGGCGACTTCCAATGACCCCTGGGGTCCGTCCAGCTCGCTGATGTCAGAGATCTCCGAGTTGACCTTCAGCGTGGTGGCGTTCAGCGAGGTCATGGCCATGGTGTGGAAACGACTCAATGATCACGGGAAGAACTGGAGACATGTCTACAAG GCTCTGACCCTGCTGGATTATTTGGCAAAGACGGGCTCCGAGCGGGTCGCCCAGCAGTGCCGCGAGAACGCCTTCACCATTCAGACGCTCCGAGACTTTCAGTACGTGGACCGGGACGGACGGGATCAGGGCGTGAACGTGCGCGAGAAAGCCAAGCATCTGGTGGCGCTGCTGAGGGACGAGGAGCGCCTGCGTCAGGAGAGAGCACAGGCCCTCAAGACCAGAGAGAGGATGACGGGCGGCGGAGGGGTGGCAGGTGTTCCCCCCGCGTTCCCCAGCAGACGCAGCAGTCAGCCCAGCATGGCAGCGCTGTACGGAGAAGAGTTCATTCAGTCCAGAGGATCACCGTCTTCATTTAACT CATCGTCTTCTTCGCCGAGAGCGTCTGATCTGGAACAGACTCGACCTCAGACCAGCGGAGAAGAAGAACTACAGCTGCAGCTCGCGCTGGCCATGAGCAgagag GATCAGCGCACACATCCCACCGGTGAAGGACGACTTCAGAAATTTCTGGAAGAGAAGGCAGAGAGAGACTCAGGCACTGGAGAG TCGGCCATGATTGATCTAGTTGATGTATTTAGCCCCGCGCCTGCCGCGCTGCAGAGCGAAGACCCCTGGGATGCCCCGCCCACGTGCCCTGTGACCTCGGACCCCTGGGAGTCTCTAG ctgtAGTTAATTCCAGTGACCCTGGAAACGGAAGTCCGTGGAGGACACGCCCCTCCTCCAGTAGTCCCCCGCTTCATTGGGGCGCCGACCAGCCTTCTGATCACTGGGAAGCCTCACCTTCAACCCCCTCCTTGAATATGGCAGAACAGGCCTGGAGGAGTCCAGCGCGTGAAG CTCCAGGGGGAAAGGACCCGTTTTGCATtcaggaggaggaagaggaggagcttCGGTTGGAGGAGGAGCCTCAAGTAAAACAGGAGGGGCCAAACCGTGTGTTCAGCCCTCGCT TCGTTGAGCACTTTACTGGTGTTCAAGTGAACGGCAGAGACAGCGACAGTCCGGAGACCTTTGACCTCTCTCGTCTGGCTCCTCCTCTAGATGCGGTGACACCCAGACTGTGCCGCACCCCTGAGACCTTCCTCGGACCCACGGCCGCTTCTCTGGTGAACCTGGACGCACTGATCCCTAGCAACCCTCCCGCCACAAGTAAAAACCCTTTCCTTACAG GTCTGAGCGCACCATCTCCCACCAACCCTTTCCATTGTGACCAGCCCAGACTGACTCTGAATCAGATGAGACCCAACTCCACGTCTCCTCTGCCGGCTCACACCCTGTCGTACAGCGCCTCCCTCCCTTTGCCCCTCCTCCAACAGAAACCTCAATCTCTGCCCTCATCCTACACTCAACCTCCCCACGGCCTACTGGACATACCCAACAACCTTCCCCAACCTCTACTGCCACTGTGCACCGCCCCGACCCGTCCATCCACCATAcaaccacatcaacagagacaAAACCACAACCCTTTCCTCTGA
- the epn3b gene encoding epsin-3 isoform X3, translating to MTTSALRRQVKNIVHNYSDAEIKVREATSNDPWGPSSSLMSEISELTFSVVAFSEVMAMVWKRLNDHGKNWRHVYKALTLLDYLAKTGSERVAQQCRENAFTIQTLRDFQYVDRDGRDQGVNVREKAKHLVALLRDEERLRQERAQALKTRERMTGGGGVAGVPPAFPSRRSSQPSMAALYGEEFIQSRGSPSSFNSSSSSPRASDLEQTRPQTSGEEELQLQLALAMSREDQRTHPTGEGRLQKFLEEKAERDSGTGESAMIDLVDVFSPAPAALQSEDPWDAPPTCPVTSDPWESLAVVNSSDPGNGSPWRTRPSSSSPPLHWGADQPSDHWEASPSTPSLNMAEQAWRSPAREAPGGKDPFCIQEEEEEELRLEEEPQVKQEGPNRVFSPRCESPAVVEHFTGVQVNGRDSDSPETFDLSRLAPPLDAVTPRLCRTPETFLGPTAASLVNLDALIPSNPPATSLSAPSPTNPFHCDQPRLTLNQMRPNSTSPLPAHTLSYSASLPLPLLQQKPQSLPSSYTQPPHGLLDIPNNLPQPLLPLCTAPTRPSTIQPHQQRQNHNPFL from the exons ATGACGACCTCTGCTCTGCGGCGCCAGGTGAAGAACATCGTGCACAATTACTCGGATGCGGAGATCAAGGTGCGGGAGGCGACTTCCAATGACCCCTGGGGTCCGTCCAGCTCGCTGATGTCAGAGATCTCCGAGTTGACCTTCAGCGTGGTGGCGTTCAGCGAGGTCATGGCCATGGTGTGGAAACGACTCAATGATCACGGGAAGAACTGGAGACATGTCTACAAG GCTCTGACCCTGCTGGATTATTTGGCAAAGACGGGCTCCGAGCGGGTCGCCCAGCAGTGCCGCGAGAACGCCTTCACCATTCAGACGCTCCGAGACTTTCAGTACGTGGACCGGGACGGACGGGATCAGGGCGTGAACGTGCGCGAGAAAGCCAAGCATCTGGTGGCGCTGCTGAGGGACGAGGAGCGCCTGCGTCAGGAGAGAGCACAGGCCCTCAAGACCAGAGAGAGGATGACGGGCGGCGGAGGGGTGGCAGGTGTTCCCCCCGCGTTCCCCAGCAGACGCAGCAGTCAGCCCAGCATGGCAGCGCTGTACGGAGAAGAGTTCATTCAGTCCAGAGGATCACCGTCTTCATTTAACT CATCGTCTTCTTCGCCGAGAGCGTCTGATCTGGAACAGACTCGACCTCAGACCAGCGGAGAAGAAGAACTACAGCTGCAGCTCGCGCTGGCCATGAGCAgagag GATCAGCGCACACATCCCACCGGTGAAGGACGACTTCAGAAATTTCTGGAAGAGAAGGCAGAGAGAGACTCAGGCACTGGAGAG TCGGCCATGATTGATCTAGTTGATGTATTTAGCCCCGCGCCTGCCGCGCTGCAGAGCGAAGACCCCTGGGATGCCCCGCCCACGTGCCCTGTGACCTCGGACCCCTGGGAGTCTCTAG ctgtAGTTAATTCCAGTGACCCTGGAAACGGAAGTCCGTGGAGGACACGCCCCTCCTCCAGTAGTCCCCCGCTTCATTGGGGCGCCGACCAGCCTTCTGATCACTGGGAAGCCTCACCTTCAACCCCCTCCTTGAATATGGCAGAACAGGCCTGGAGGAGTCCAGCGCGTGAAG CTCCAGGGGGAAAGGACCCGTTTTGCATtcaggaggaggaagaggaggagcttCGGTTGGAGGAGGAGCCTCAAGTAAAACAGGAGGGGCCAAACCGTGTGTTCAGCCCTCGCTGTGAGAGTCCAGCAG TCGTTGAGCACTTTACTGGTGTTCAAGTGAACGGCAGAGACAGCGACAGTCCGGAGACCTTTGACCTCTCTCGTCTGGCTCCTCCTCTAGATGCGGTGACACCCAGACTGTGCCGCACCCCTGAGACCTTCCTCGGACCCACGGCCGCTTCTCTGGTGAACCTGGACGCACTGATCCCTAGCAACCCTCCCGCCACAA GTCTGAGCGCACCATCTCCCACCAACCCTTTCCATTGTGACCAGCCCAGACTGACTCTGAATCAGATGAGACCCAACTCCACGTCTCCTCTGCCGGCTCACACCCTGTCGTACAGCGCCTCCCTCCCTTTGCCCCTCCTCCAACAGAAACCTCAATCTCTGCCCTCATCCTACACTCAACCTCCCCACGGCCTACTGGACATACCCAACAACCTTCCCCAACCTCTACTGCCACTGTGCACCGCCCCGACCCGTCCATCCACCATAcaaccacatcaacagagacaAAACCACAACCCTTTCCTCTGA